DNA from Microvirga ossetica:
TGCTGCCCGTGCCCTACTTCCCCGTGGTGTTCACACTGCCAGCCGCTCTCGCCGCTCTCGCCTTTCCCAACAAGGCCGTGATCTACGATCTCCTGTTCAAGGCCGCGGCCGAGACGACCCTTACCATCGCGGCCGATCCCAAGCATCTCGGGGCGCGGATCGGCCTCACCGCCGTGCTGCACACCTGGGGCTCGGCGATGACGCATCACCCGCACGTGCACATGATCGTGCCGGGCGGTGGGCTGTCCCCTGACGGCACGCGATGGATCGCATGCCGGCCGAACTTCTTCCTGCCCGTGCGGATCCTTTCAAAGCTGTTCCGGCGGCTGATCCTGGAGAAGCTCGCCACGGCCTATGCGGCCGGGTATCTGCGGTTCTTCGGCGACCACGCGGATCTGACCGGTCCCAAAGCGTTCGCAGCTTTCCTGGCTCGTCTGCGCAAGATCAGGTGGTTCGTCTATGCCAAGCGGCCGTTTGCCGGACCGGAGGCCGTTCTGGCCTACCTCGCCCGCTACACGCACCGGGTTGCGATCTCGAACAGCCGGCTGATCCGCGCCGACGACAGCGGCGTGACGTTCACCTGGAAGGACTATCGGGTTGAGGGTCGCGCCCGCTGCAAGACGATGACGCTGGCTGTCGACGAGTTCATCCGCCGCTTCCTGCTTCACGTGCTCCCGCGCGGCTTCCATCGCATCCGGCATTATGGCCTCTTCGCTCACGGCTCACGCGCCGCCAACCTGACGCGAGCCCGCGCGCTGCTTGGTGCGCGTGAGCCCTGTGCAACGGTGACCGCAGACCCGACTGGCGCCACAGCTCCACCATGCCTGACGCAGCCCTGTCCCTGCTGCGGCGGGCGCATGATCATCATCGAGCGGTTCGCGCGCGGGTCTTCGCCAATACACCGGCCATCGTCCCCGAGTGCTGTGATCCGGGTCGACACCTCATGAAACCGATGGCCCCACGACGCTGCCGCCCTGCTGTTCGTCACCGCCGTTGGTCCTGCGCCAGCCACCCGGGCACTCGGCCGAATGAGGCGTATACCCCGCGAATGGAGCATCAATGGTCACCGTCGCGCCAACTCGGCCATGGCGATGATGCCCCGCTCCAGCCCACCGATGTCGCCACTCCGCTGGCGTGGACGCGTCGACGCCGATCCAGTCCCCGATCCAAAGCGCCCAAATCCCCATAGATGAGCGCACCACGCGCGGCGCCCAACTGTTCCGCAGGTTCCTTCCCTGGAGGCTTCCGGACGCCGGCCCCAGTGCATGTGCCTACGTCGCGATGGCCGGCATCCGAAACCCTTCACATTTTCGGAAGTACAGCAACTCCGATGAACTTCCGCTTCCGTGCCATGAGAGGACCTTAGGCTGCCTTCGCCAGCTAAGCAGATCGGTTTATGGCTCGACTTCACCTAAGGCTTGGCCGGTGGCGTCGGTTCGCCGAGGGACAGCATCAGCCTGTTGGCCCAGTTGAAAAAGGCTGCGCCATTGATGACGTCGACGATCTCCGGGTCGCCGAGTCCCGCCGCACGCAGTGCCCCGACCTGCTCATCGCCAAACGCGATCGGCGTGTCGGTCAATGCCACGGAAGCTTCGATGATGGCGTTCCAGCGGCTGTCGATGTCCGCCTCGACTCCCTCATCGAGCAGACGCTGAACGTCGGCGCCCCGCTTGGAATATTGCGTGGCGAACCGGGAATGGACGGACGCGCAGAAGATGCAGCCGTTGGAGCGTGAGGCGGCCGTCGCTGCGAGTTCCCGCTCGGCACGGGGAAGGCCGTTGCTCGTGTTGTAGAAGATATCCTTATCCGTTTTCGTCCTGGCCTGCAGAATATCCGGATCGCGGGCGAGCAGAAGGAAATATGGCGACTTGGCGCGCGATGCATCGACGAGGCCGGCCCAGTGCCTCTCGGTCAGTTGTTCGGTGGGAAACGGCTCAAGCCAGGGCAGCCAGCCGAGTTCTTCCTGCGTGAATGCGATAGGCTCCCGGTTCTCGGGATGCGACAGCGGTGTCTCGGTCATGGAATGGTTCCTTCTCAAACGGCGCCGGATGCCAGCACGCCCGTAAAAATCTGTGTCTGGTCGGCATCGACACTCGCGCGTGACGATGCACCTACGAGGACTCGTAGGCCCGCGACGACACGGATCTGGAAGGACAGGAAGGCCACGAGCTGCGACAGGGTCACGATATCCGTGGTCGACCAGCCGGCATCGAGCAGCCTCTGCAGCGCGGCCGGGCTCGCGTCGCGCGGATGGAAGACCAGCAGATGCGCATGCTCGAGGGCGGCGACGAGCCGGGACCCGAGACGCTCCCTGTTGTCCGTAGAGACCTGGTAAACGGGTCCCTCACTGTCCTCGATGGTGAGAGGGCCCTGCGGGTAACGGCCGTAGGGTCCTTCGACGGAGCCCCGGGCAATCTCTTCCCTGATCGCATCGGTCAGCTTGGGGTGCCCGAGCCTTTCCAGGGACGCTGCATAGAACTCGGTCACGTTGGGCTGGCGATGGAGTCCTGCCACGAAGGTGGCGACCGCATAGCGCTCGATGGCCGTGACATGGCCGGGAAGCTCCGGCTCGAACAGCGCCAGATAGCTCTTCTGCGCATACTCCCGCGCCTGCGGCCGCTGATCGCGCAACCTGTCGAGGCTGGATCCCGGCTGGACCCCGGCAAGATGATCGATGACATCCGATATGATTGTGCTCATGGTCTTCTCACATTCCGGTTGTTGGCGTGGCTGGTTCAACGCACGAGTGCAACGCGTTTTTCGAGCTTGCCTGCTGGACTCTGCCAGCCGAGGGCTGGGGCGACTTCGCTCGCGATCAGCTCGATCGACCGCAGGATGTATTCGTGCGGGGGATCGATCGAATGGACCTGGAACACAAGGTCCGTCACCCGTGGCAGGGTGGTATCCCGGCTCAGGCTCTCGAGCACGTCCTCGGGCGTGCCCACATGCGTGTCGAGAGCTGCGATGATGTCCGCCAGGGTGTCGCCCGGGATCACGTGCCCCTTGGCGGCGAAATCGGCCACGACGCGGCGCAACCCCTTCTCCGCGAGACGAAGCGCCTCATTCCTGCTGTCCGCGACGAACAGCGAACGCGAGGCGACGATCCGCGGCGCCTGCCCTTCGGGCAGCGCCTCGAGATAGGCATCGATGATGGGATGCTGAATGTCGGGCAGAGATGCGCGCGCCGCGTCCTTGGGCCGGGGTTGCGTGCGCGAGAGCATGAGACCGTCGCCGGCCTTTCCGGCGCGAATGCCTCCGCCGACGGAGAACGTCGCCTGCCAGACGCGATCGTTCAGTCCCGGAGCAGCCGGATAGAGTGTATCGCCCCCTTCAAGCGGTCGGCCGTCCCAGGCGTCCCGTACGATGGCGAGATGCCGATCGTAGATCTCTGAGCGGTGTGCGCTATCCAGGCCGAACGCCGTGAAGGATGACGGCGTGCCGCCGGTTCCGACGCCGACTTCGAGGCGCCCGCCGGACAGAAGATCCAGCACGACCGTGTCCTCCGCCACCCGAACGGGATTCTCGAGCGGCAAGGTGATGATGCCCGTGCCGAGGCGAATGGTCGACGTGCGCGCGGCCACATGGGACAGGAAGACAAGAGGCGACGGAAGACCGCCTTCCGCTTCATGGAAGTGATGCTGCGCCACCCAGGCGGAGTCAAATCCATGTCGCTCCGCGTGGACGATCTGCTCGGAGGCGAGGCGATAACGCTCGCCTGCACTCGCCTCATCCAACAGGCGGGAAAAAAAGCCGAGCCGTTTGGGCTGCGAGGATATTGTCATCGGTTTGCTCCGCTTGACCTTCTGGAATCAGTGCCGGTCGGCACTGCGTTGTCCGGGAATCGCGTTGATGAGTTCGCGCGTGTAGGCGCTGCCCGGACGCAGGAACACGTCCTCGACGCGGCCGCTGTCGACTTGGCGCCCGTTGTGCAGGACCGAGACCGTGTCCGAGATCTGACGGACCACGGCGAGATCGTGGGAGATGAAGAGGTATGTCAGCTCAAGGGCCTGCTGAAGTTCCTCAAGCAGTTCCAGGATCTGCGCCTGCACCGTGACGTCGAGAGCCGACACGGCCTCGTCCAGCACCAGCACCTGCGGATCAAGCACGAGGGCTCGGGCGATAGCGACGCGCTGCCGCTGTCCTCCGGAGAGGGCGCGGGGCTTGCGGGTCAGAACCGATTGCGGAAGGCCGACACGCTCCAGAATGGCATGAACCTTCCTCGTCCGTTCTTCCCGCGGCAGGGGATCGAAGTTGAGAAGCGGCTCCTCGACGATCTGAAAGATTGTCTGCCGCGGATCGAGGGAGGCGAACGGGTTCTGGTAGACGAGCTGGATCGTCTTGCGGAACTTGCGCAGGTTTTCCCCGCGCAGGGTCGTCACATCGACGCCGTCGACGAGAATGCGCCCCGAGGTGGGCCTCTGGAAGCCGACGATGCTACGCGCGGTTGTCGTCTTGCCCGAGCCGGACTCACCCACGATCGCGTGGGTCGTTCCCCTTTGCACGATGAAGGATATGTCGTCCACTGCCCGAAAAGCCTCTCGCCTGCCGCCGACGGAGAAATCCTGCACGAGGTTCTCGACGACGACGGCGTCATCGCTGCCGCTGAGGCGCGGGGATCGGGCCCGGGGAACGGTGCGGATCTTCCCGAGAGACGGCGCATCGGCCAGAAGCTTGCGCGTGTACTCGCTGCGCGGAGAAGCCAAAACCTCCGCAGTCGGGCCCTGCTCCTGAATGCGTCCGCCCTTGAGCACGACAATGTGGTTCGCTCGGTCCGCCGCGACTCCCAGGTCGTGGGTCACCAGCAGAACGGCCGTGCCGTATTCGCGGCGCAACTCGTCGATCAGATCGAGGATGCGCTTCTGCACCGTCACATCGAGAGCGCTGGTGGGTTCGTCGGCGATGATCAGCGCCGGGCGCAGGGCAATCGCAATGGCGATCAGGACGCGCTGGCGCATGCCGCCGGACAGCTCGTGCGGGTATTGTTTAGCGCGCAGATCAGGCTGGGAGAGGCCCACGCGGGCCAGAAGCTCGATGACACGCGCATCGATTTCCGCCCGGCTGCCCTGCCGGTGAATCTGAAGCACTTCGGCGACTTGAGCACCGATGGTCTTGACCGGGTTGAGCGATGTCGTCGGATCCTGTGGGATCAGGCTGATCTTGCTGCCGCGAATGGTGTCGAGCTGCTTCTGCGACCAGCCCGCGATATCGGTGCCGTTGAGCCGGACCGCACCGGATTCCAATCGGCCATTCTCTGCCAGAAGCCCGATCACGGCTTGTGCCGTGGTGGTCTTTCCGGAGCCCGACTCGCCCACGAGCGCTACGACCTCACCCGGACGCACAAGCAGCGAAACCTCGTGGACGACCCGCTGAAATCCATCGCTGCCGCGATAGCCTACCGCAAGATTGCCGATCTCGAGAACGGGCGCGTTCGAGATGTCCGTCGACGTGGGCCTGATATTGATTGCCATCGTCATGCTCTGTCCTTTCCGAAGGACTGGCTGATGCGGTTCGCCGACAGGACGACCAGGATCACCACGATGCCGGGGACGGTCGTCAGCCACCAGGCCCGCGCGATGTAGTTCCGCCCTTCGGCGATCAGCAGGCCCCATTCCGGCGTCGGCGGTGGCGCGCCGTAGCCGAGAAAGCCCAGCGTGGAGATCGTCAGAATGGCCCAGCCGAGCTGCAGGGCTGCGAACGCGATCACCGAGGTCAGGGAGTTGGGGAGGATGTGACGCAGCAGAACCCGGCTGAACGATCCGCCGCTCCCGAAGGCCGCCTCGACATAATCGCTGGTGCGGACCCTCACCACCTCGGAACGGGCAAGCCGCGCGAAGCTGGCGATCGACGTCACGCCGACGGCGATGGCGGCATTCACGATGCCGAAGCCGAGAAGAATGACGATGCTGAGCGAAAGAAGAAGCTGCGGGATCGACAGCAACACGTCGACGCCGCGCATGATGGCCTCGTCGATCCTGCCTCTCGCCGACCCCGCGAGAATGCCGAGCGTGGTGCCCACCACAAGGCCGACGCCGACGGCCACGAAGGCCCCAGAAAGCGAATTGCCTGCGCCATAGATGATGCGGGCCAGAAGATCACGTCCCAGCGCATCGGTGCCTAGCCAATGCTCAGCGCTCGGTGCACGGAGTTGCTGGCGCGCGACCCCGACCGTGGCGCTGTAGCTGGTGAACCATTGCGGGAACAGGGCCCAGAGCACGACGACGGCCATGACGAACCAGGCCAGAACCAGACCCGGCTGGATGCTTTTGATACTCTTCAGCCAACGGGCACCCGACGAAACCCGCGTCGATCCTGGAGAGGAGCTTTTGAGGATGTCCGCGTCGTCGCGCAGCAAGCTGCGCCCGATCATGTTCAGGCCAGTCATGCGAGAGCTCCTTGTCTCACTCTCAGGCGAGGGTCGAAGACGGGGTAGAGCAGGTCCACCGTCAGATTGATGAGCACGAAGGCCGCCGCAGAGAACACGACGATCGCCTGAAGGACCGCGATGTCCTGATCACCGACGGAGCGCTGTGTCAGCCCGCCGAGGCCGTTGAGGCCGAATACTGCTTCCGTAACGACCGCACCGGCCAGCAACTCCCCGAACAGGATCCCGCTGATGGTCAGGGCCGGCAGGACTGCGTTCTTCGCCACATGCTGCCACAACACCCACCGGTGCGAGGCGCCTTTGGCGCGGGCGACCGCGACGAAGGGCTCCGTCAGCACGTGGTCGATATTGCGCATCAGGATCTGGGCGAGCGGCGCCGAGATCGGGACGGCCAATGTGAGAACCGGAAGGATCAGCGCCTGCCAGGGGCCTGGGTTGATGACCGGAATGAGCTTGAGCTGAAACGAGAAGACCTGGATCAGCAGGATCCCCAGCCAGAACACGGGCGTGGAGATGAAGAGCGCCGGAATCGACTGGATGAAGGAGCGCAGCCAAGCGAGGGGAGACAACGCCGAAAGAGCGGCAAGCGTCACCGCGAGGATGACCGCCAGCAGAAAACCGAATGTCGCAAGCCACAGGGTCGGCGGCAGGTTGGCAAAAATCAGATCGCCGACGGGAACGCCTGCATGAATGGAATAGCCGAAGTGACCGGTGAGGAAATTCGAGACGGTATGGATATACTGCATCCAGAGCGGGCTGTCGGCTGCATAGGACGCACGGATCTCCGCGATCTGCTCAGGACCCAAGCCGAGTTCGGGATTGAGGAACTTGATGAGGATGGCATCCCCTGGTAATGCCTGCAGCAGGATGAACGAGACGGTAAAGGCAGCCCAGAGCACGAGGGCCGCCTGTCCGATCCTTCCGATCACGTATCGCGACATGTGAGATCCTGTCCGAACATCGAGACGATCGACGGGAGCCGGCCGGATGTCGCCCGTCTGCGACATCCGGCCGGCCTTGAGATATCCTCAGCGCCGCGGCGCCAGCCAGGTGTTGTAGAAGCTGGGACGACCGACGGCTTCAAAGGACACGCCCTTCACGTAAGGAGCGGCAGCAAAGGCCTGCGGCTCTTCGAAGATCGGGATGGCGTAGGCCTGATCGACCACGTAGTTTTGGATCTCGCCTGCAACCCCGAGGCGCTTGGTGCGGTCGGGCTCGGAGGCGAGCTGATCCAGAAGCGCGTTCAGCCTTTCGTCGACGAAGGACTGCACCTTGTCGCTATTCCCGCCCTTCTGCAGCAGAACATTGCGGTTGGTCGGGTAGTACTGGCTCTTGATCACGTCGGGATCGGCGCGGCCGACCATGGCCGGCGAGACAGGTGCCTTGGCGGGATCGAGATTGTTCACGACTGCGCTGCCCGAGTCGGCGGTCAGCACGTTCAGCTTCACGCCGATCTTCTCCCATTGCTGTGCGACCAGCTGCAGCGTTTCCTTGTTCTGCGGCTGCGGCAGGGATTCATAGGCCGAGAGCTCGAGCGTCTGACCGTCCTTCTGGCGCCGGCCATTGGCGCCGAGCTTCCAGCCTGCCTCATCGAGCAACTGCTTGGCCTTCTCGACGTCGTAGGAGAG
Protein-coding regions in this window:
- a CDS encoding alkylhydroperoxidase domain protein gives rise to the protein MTETPLSHPENREPIAFTQEELGWLPWLEPFPTEQLTERHWAGLVDASRAKSPYFLLLARDPDILQARTKTDKDIFYNTSNGLPRAERELAATAASRSNGCIFCASVHSRFATQYSKRGADVQRLLDEGVEADIDSRWNAIIEASVALTDTPIAFGDEQVGALRAAGLGDPEIVDVINGAAFFNWANRLMLSLGEPTPPAKP
- a CDS encoding IS91 family transposase, which encodes MARPGLEVADIFRDHGPAWRRANAGHVSLGQLKVMSAIENCRTAALGGHVARCADCTYTTIAYNSCRNRHCPKCQGAAARDWLAQREAELLPVPYFPVVFTLPAALAALAFPNKAVIYDLLFKAAAETTLTIAADPKHLGARIGLTAVLHTWGSAMTHHPHVHMIVPGGGLSPDGTRWIACRPNFFLPVRILSKLFRRLILEKLATAYAAGYLRFFGDHADLTGPKAFAAFLARLRKIRWFVYAKRPFAGPEAVLAYLARYTHRVAISNSRLIRADDSGVTFTWKDYRVEGRARCKTMTLAVDEFIRRFLLHVLPRGFHRIRHYGLFAHGSRAANLTRARALLGAREPCATVTADPTGATAPPCLTQPCPCCGGRMIIIERFARGSSPIHRPSSPSAVIRVDTS
- a CDS encoding ABC transporter permease: MTGLNMIGRSLLRDDADILKSSSPGSTRVSSGARWLKSIKSIQPGLVLAWFVMAVVVLWALFPQWFTSYSATVGVARQQLRAPSAEHWLGTDALGRDLLARIIYGAGNSLSGAFVAVGVGLVVGTTLGILAGSARGRIDEAIMRGVDVLLSIPQLLLSLSIVILLGFGIVNAAIAVGVTSIASFARLARSEVVRVRTSDYVEAAFGSGGSFSRVLLRHILPNSLTSVIAFAALQLGWAILTISTLGFLGYGAPPPTPEWGLLIAEGRNYIARAWWLTTVPGIVVILVVLSANRISQSFGKDRA
- a CDS encoding putative FMN-dependent luciferase-like monooxygenase, which translates into the protein MTISSQPKRLGFFSRLLDEASAGERYRLASEQIVHAERHGFDSAWVAQHHFHEAEGGLPSPLVFLSHVAARTSTIRLGTGIITLPLENPVRVAEDTVVLDLLSGGRLEVGVGTGGTPSSFTAFGLDSAHRSEIYDRHLAIVRDAWDGRPLEGGDTLYPAAPGLNDRVWQATFSVGGGIRAGKAGDGLMLSRTQPRPKDAARASLPDIQHPIIDAYLEALPEGQAPRIVASRSLFVADSRNEALRLAEKGLRRVVADFAAKGHVIPGDTLADIIAALDTHVGTPEDVLESLSRDTTLPRVTDLVFQVHSIDPPHEYILRSIELIASEVAPALGWQSPAGKLEKRVALVR
- a CDS encoding ABC transporter permease, translating into MSRYVIGRIGQAALVLWAAFTVSFILLQALPGDAILIKFLNPELGLGPEQIAEIRASYAADSPLWMQYIHTVSNFLTGHFGYSIHAGVPVGDLIFANLPPTLWLATFGFLLAVILAVTLAALSALSPLAWLRSFIQSIPALFISTPVFWLGILLIQVFSFQLKLIPVINPGPWQALILPVLTLAVPISAPLAQILMRNIDHVLTEPFVAVARAKGASHRWVLWQHVAKNAVLPALTISGILFGELLAGAVVTEAVFGLNGLGGLTQRSVGDQDIAVLQAIVVFSAAAFVLINLTVDLLYPVFDPRLRVRQGALA
- a CDS encoding dipeptide ABC transporter ATP-binding protein; protein product: MTMAINIRPTSTDISNAPVLEIGNLAVGYRGSDGFQRVVHEVSLLVRPGEVVALVGESGSGKTTTAQAVIGLLAENGRLESGAVRLNGTDIAGWSQKQLDTIRGSKISLIPQDPTTSLNPVKTIGAQVAEVLQIHRQGSRAEIDARVIELLARVGLSQPDLRAKQYPHELSGGMRQRVLIAIAIALRPALIIADEPTSALDVTVQKRILDLIDELRREYGTAVLLVTHDLGVAADRANHIVVLKGGRIQEQGPTAEVLASPRSEYTRKLLADAPSLGKIRTVPRARSPRLSGSDDAVVVENLVQDFSVGGRREAFRAVDDISFIVQRGTTHAIVGESGSGKTTTARSIVGFQRPTSGRILVDGVDVTTLRGENLRKFRKTIQLVYQNPFASLDPRQTIFQIVEEPLLNFDPLPREERTRKVHAILERVGLPQSVLTRKPRALSGGQRQRVAIARALVLDPQVLVLDEAVSALDVTVQAQILELLEELQQALELTYLFISHDLAVVRQISDTVSVLHNGRQVDSGRVEDVFLRPGSAYTRELINAIPGQRSADRH
- a CDS encoding CMD domain protein is translated as MSTIISDVIDHLAGVQPGSSLDRLRDQRPQAREYAQKSYLALFEPELPGHVTAIERYAVATFVAGLHRQPNVTEFYAASLERLGHPKLTDAIREEIARGSVEGPYGRYPQGPLTIEDSEGPVYQVSTDNRERLGSRLVAALEHAHLLVFHPRDASPAALQRLLDAGWSTTDIVTLSQLVAFLSFQIRVVAGLRVLVGASSRASVDADQTQIFTGVLASGAV